The following proteins come from a genomic window of Alnus glutinosa chromosome 10, dhAlnGlut1.1, whole genome shotgun sequence:
- the LOC133878868 gene encoding uncharacterized protein LOC133878868, which translates to MWDNHSFKYKIMPPRRRPLCDFNQDPCHDENGDEELPPPPPQFNDGIHPALVQFMADTTRHFAEAVSWIPRPNERVAPIDEQKVLYIGLQLTNEAGRWWNSRKVLLGIETEITWELVKVEYNRCFFPRAQRQLCAIESKILFKVI; encoded by the exons aTGTGGGATAACCATTCctttaaatacaaaatcatgCCTCCTAGACGCCGTCCTCTTTGTGATTTTAACCAAGATCCATGTCACGATGAAAATGGTGACGAAGAGctaccacctccacctccacaaTTCAACGATGGAATACACCCGGCCTTAGTTCAATTCATGGCCGACACGACAAGGCACTTTGCCGAAGCGGTATCATGGATTCCACGACCCAATGAACGAGTTGCACCCATAG ACGAACAAAAAGTCTTGTACATCGGACTGCAGCTGACAAATGAAGCTGGGAGATGGTGGAATTCGAGGAAGGTGCTACTCGGAATCGAAACAGAGATCACTTGGGAGCTGGTCAAGGTGGAATACAACAGATGCTTTTTCCCTAGAGCCCAGAGGCAGTTGTGTGCAATAGAATCCAAAATCTTGTTCAAGGTAATATGA